In Sphingobacterium thalpophilum, a genomic segment contains:
- a CDS encoding TonB-dependent receptor, which produces MDKHLRALASTFLIGGAVYGQTSGIVKGKVVDTQNNPLSSVTVSIGDKKVRTDHRGHFRLHGIDQNTVIKFTYMGYQTTVIDYVFSTKSPEVIIDPIILVSNEQAIDEVEVFGERNKKPKGLEMITRMPLKPSDQIQSISVISNKVIQDQGILTLTDAVRNIPGVTLFGSYGGVKESLSTRGFRGVPVLKNGVRMDSQFQTASGVVDMQGVESIQMIKGSAAVTQGVITDIGNAGGVINVVTKTPNFTNSGEIGVRAGSWGQFRPTFDFQTVLDKKETVAFRMDGAYERSDSYRKSVSSNRVYLNPSLAWKPTDKTTITLEGDYFNDNRTPVNSAVNLNPSQGVNALYVIPNNKFLGFNSDNNNTEMKSFMAQINHELTDRWSIRASIATSSYQVDNQSSSSSLIKDDAKQYNTFSRSMSKSLRDDKNKTFQFDLIGKDLYTGKVKHLVQAGVDYRIADATTTSFAGKLSPLEKNVLLKKADQNSNVIDIIDIHGDWVNDLSEVVYVDSLGNQRKGKQIAYTAGTPVRSYYSSIGFMGQDVIEFNKYIKAVLGLRYSEITTKDFTSNGNKRESAWNPMAGVIFTPFENFNVFGSYTNSTNLRNAANPLTDGTAAGASKTEQFEGGIKSDWLNNRLRFNLTYFHIYTSNLTNAEYTPGTNVATGLYFKAGDLVRDGIEAELNGRVLENLTVMLGYAYLDARYKNSPSYMDGSAPMNAPKHTANAWIQYVFNQGALRNLSLSAGVYYVGDRPVNEYSLTPNGHGEYYGTEPFNMPAYTTLNAQVGYKWRKFDAKVFVNNITNEIGLNSYFRGGFINQIDPRNAAVALSYKF; this is translated from the coding sequence ATGGACAAACACTTACGAGCTCTCGCTTCTACATTTTTAATCGGAGGTGCAGTATATGGTCAAACCTCGGGAATCGTCAAAGGTAAAGTCGTCGATACACAAAATAATCCTTTAAGTTCAGTAACCGTTTCAATCGGAGATAAAAAGGTCCGTACAGACCATAGAGGTCATTTTAGACTACATGGCATCGACCAAAATACGGTCATTAAATTCACTTATATGGGCTACCAAACAACCGTTATTGATTATGTTTTTAGCACGAAGAGCCCTGAAGTGATTATTGATCCAATTATCCTAGTGAGCAATGAGCAGGCCATTGATGAGGTAGAAGTGTTTGGTGAACGCAACAAGAAGCCAAAAGGCTTGGAAATGATCACACGTATGCCATTAAAACCTTCGGATCAAATTCAGAGTATTTCCGTCATCTCCAATAAGGTCATTCAAGATCAGGGTATTCTGACGTTGACGGATGCTGTAAGAAATATTCCGGGTGTAACCTTGTTCGGTTCTTATGGGGGTGTTAAAGAATCTTTGTCAACACGTGGTTTCAGAGGGGTACCTGTATTGAAGAATGGCGTGCGGATGGACTCTCAATTTCAAACTGCATCTGGAGTTGTTGATATGCAAGGTGTGGAGTCTATTCAAATGATTAAAGGGTCTGCTGCGGTTACGCAGGGTGTTATTACGGATATCGGTAATGCAGGAGGGGTAATTAATGTGGTCACTAAAACTCCTAATTTCACGAATTCTGGAGAGATTGGTGTCCGTGCGGGAAGCTGGGGGCAATTCCGCCCAACCTTTGATTTCCAAACGGTACTGGATAAGAAAGAGACCGTTGCTTTTCGAATGGATGGCGCTTATGAACGTAGCGATAGCTACCGCAAAAGTGTATCCTCTAACCGTGTTTATCTAAATCCATCCTTAGCTTGGAAACCAACGGATAAGACGACAATTACTTTGGAGGGCGATTATTTTAATGATAATCGCACGCCGGTTAATTCCGCAGTCAATTTAAATCCTTCACAAGGGGTGAATGCGCTATATGTTATCCCGAACAATAAGTTTTTGGGCTTCAATTCCGATAATAATAATACAGAGATGAAGAGCTTTATGGCCCAGATCAATCATGAATTGACCGATCGATGGAGCATCAGAGCTTCTATTGCAACGTCCTCTTATCAGGTTGATAATCAGTCATCTTCTTCTTCATTGATTAAAGACGATGCAAAACAATATAACACATTCTCGCGCTCAATGAGCAAAAGCCTGCGCGATGACAAGAATAAAACTTTTCAGTTTGACTTGATCGGAAAAGATCTTTATACGGGTAAAGTAAAACATTTGGTTCAGGCAGGGGTGGATTATCGTATCGCTGATGCGACAACAACTTCTTTTGCAGGAAAATTAAGTCCACTGGAGAAAAATGTTCTTTTGAAAAAAGCCGATCAAAATAGTAATGTAATTGATATTATTGATATTCACGGCGATTGGGTAAATGATCTATCCGAGGTTGTCTATGTCGATTCTTTGGGAAACCAGCGAAAAGGAAAGCAAATCGCCTACACAGCTGGAACGCCTGTGCGAAGTTATTATTCTTCTATAGGATTTATGGGGCAGGACGTTATTGAATTTAATAAATACATTAAGGCTGTATTAGGTTTACGTTATTCCGAAATTACAACAAAAGATTTCACATCAAACGGTAATAAAAGGGAGTCTGCATGGAATCCAATGGCGGGGGTGATTTTTACGCCATTTGAGAATTTTAATGTATTTGGGTCTTATACAAACTCAACGAATTTAAGGAATGCTGCGAATCCATTAACCGATGGTACAGCAGCAGGTGCTTCTAAAACCGAACAATTTGAAGGGGGGATTAAATCCGATTGGCTGAATAATCGGTTACGTTTCAATTTAACCTATTTCCATATTTATACCTCTAACTTGACCAACGCTGAGTATACACCGGGCACTAATGTTGCTACAGGATTATACTTTAAGGCAGGGGATCTGGTACGCGATGGTATTGAGGCTGAGTTGAACGGTCGTGTATTGGAAAATTTAACAGTGATGTTGGGTTATGCCTATTTAGATGCGCGATATAAAAATTCACCTTCCTATATGGATGGATCGGCACCGATGAACGCGCCAAAACATACGGCAAATGCATGGATACAATATGTATTTAATCAAGGAGCTCTTCGGAATCTGAGTTTAAGTGCGGGTGTTTATTATGTTGGAGACCGACCTGTCAATGAATATAGCTTAACACCAAATGGACATGGTGAATATTATGGTACAGAACCTTTCAATATGCCAGCATATACCACATTAAATGCACAGGTGGGATACAAATGGCGCAAATTTGATGCGAAAGTCTTTGTAAATAATATCACCAATGAGATTGGATTGAATTCATACTTCCGAGGTGGTTTTATTAATCAGATCGATCCGAGAAATGCTGCTGTTGCATTGAGTTATAAGTTTTAA
- the nagB gene encoding glucosamine-6-phosphate deaminase — MARLNLLEETRFEKVPVSVYPDQNSASKNVANRIAEIIRAKQEKGEKAVLGLATGATPVKVYQELIRLHKEEGLSFKNVITFNLDEYYPMQPDADQSYVTFMNKNLFDHVDIDAANVNIPDGTLAPDQVNAFCEAYEQKITAAGGLDIQLLGIGRTGHIGFNEPGSAPNSGTRVVTLDDLTRRDASRAFGGKENVPTKAITMGVGTIFKAREIILMAWSETKAEIIKKAVEGEISSEIPATYLQLSDNVEFILDEAAASLLTRFDLPWLAEDVTWTPSLIKKAVVWLALEIKKPILKLTDEDYNAHGMAKLVTETGPAYNINIRIFNELQHTITGWPGGKPNVDDSQRPERANPAKKNVIVFSPHPDDDVISMGGTFIRLADQGHNVHVAYQTCGNTAVWDDDVVRYLEFAEDLAKQIGAEAEASQIGRIYDEERAIFATKKPNQIDTELVRKIKALIRKGEAIAGARLVGLPDENIHFQDLPFYDRQKFSKNVSFEDDIQQTMELLRQVKPHQVFAAGDFADPHGTHKVCFDILFEALSRLSKTDEWTKDCWLWLYRGAWHEYPIHEIQMAVPLSPQEVYRKRLAIFKHQSQKDLPVFPGDDPREFWVRAEDRTSETAALYDQLGLANYEAIEAFVRWKFD; from the coding sequence ATGGCTAGATTAAATTTATTGGAAGAAACACGCTTCGAAAAAGTCCCTGTGAGCGTTTATCCAGATCAAAATTCAGCTTCGAAAAACGTTGCAAATCGTATTGCTGAAATTATTCGTGCAAAGCAAGAGAAAGGTGAGAAAGCTGTTCTGGGCCTTGCTACTGGTGCCACACCGGTAAAAGTCTATCAAGAATTGATTCGTTTGCATAAAGAAGAAGGTTTAAGCTTTAAGAACGTGATTACCTTCAATCTTGACGAATACTACCCGATGCAACCTGATGCTGATCAGAGCTATGTGACCTTTATGAACAAAAACTTGTTCGATCACGTAGATATTGATGCGGCCAATGTAAATATTCCAGATGGTACCTTAGCTCCTGACCAAGTAAATGCATTCTGCGAGGCGTACGAACAGAAGATTACGGCAGCTGGAGGTTTAGATATTCAATTATTAGGTATTGGCCGTACCGGCCATATCGGTTTCAATGAGCCAGGTTCTGCACCTAACTCAGGTACACGTGTGGTAACGTTGGACGATTTGACCCGTCGCGATGCTTCCCGTGCTTTTGGTGGAAAAGAAAATGTACCAACAAAAGCGATTACCATGGGTGTAGGTACAATTTTCAAAGCGAGAGAGATCATTTTGATGGCTTGGAGCGAAACAAAGGCTGAGATCATTAAAAAAGCAGTTGAAGGTGAAATCTCCTCAGAGATTCCTGCAACTTATCTACAATTATCGGATAACGTTGAATTTATTCTTGATGAAGCTGCTGCTTCATTGTTGACACGTTTTGATCTTCCTTGGTTGGCAGAAGATGTTACCTGGACACCTTCGTTAATTAAAAAAGCAGTTGTTTGGTTAGCTTTAGAAATCAAAAAACCAATCCTGAAACTTACGGACGAGGATTATAATGCACACGGAATGGCGAAGTTGGTTACAGAAACCGGTCCGGCATATAATATCAACATCCGTATATTCAACGAACTTCAACATACGATCACGGGATGGCCGGGAGGTAAACCCAATGTTGACGATTCACAACGTCCTGAGCGTGCCAATCCAGCGAAGAAAAATGTAATTGTATTTTCTCCACACCCGGATGATGATGTCATCTCGATGGGGGGGACATTTATTCGTCTGGCAGACCAAGGACACAATGTCCATGTTGCTTATCAAACTTGTGGTAATACAGCTGTTTGGGATGATGATGTGGTACGTTATCTGGAGTTTGCTGAAGATTTAGCAAAACAAATAGGGGCAGAGGCGGAAGCTTCTCAGATCGGTCGAATTTATGATGAGGAAAGAGCAATTTTTGCGACAAAAAAACCAAATCAAATCGATACTGAACTTGTCCGTAAAATCAAAGCATTGATCCGTAAGGGTGAGGCGATCGCAGGAGCTCGTTTGGTTGGTTTGCCAGATGAAAATATCCATTTCCAGGATCTGCCTTTCTATGATCGACAAAAGTTTTCAAAAAATGTATCTTTTGAAGATGATATTCAACAAACAATGGAATTGTTGCGTCAGGTAAAACCACATCAGGTATTTGCTGCAGGTGACTTTGCCGACCCACACGGTACGCATAAAGTATGTTTCGATATCTTGTTTGAAGCATTGAGCAGATTGAGCAAAACAGATGAATGGACCAAAGATTGTTGGTTATGGTTATACAGAGGCGCATGGCATGAATACCCAATCCACGAGATCCAAATGGCCGTTCCATTATCTCCGCAAGAAGTTTATCGCAAACGTTTAGCCATCTTCAAACACCAATCTCAAAAAGATTTACCTGTATTCCCTGGAGATGATCCACGTGAATTCTGGGTACGTGCTGAAGACCGTACGAGCGAAACCGCAGCTTTATATGACCAATTAGGTCTTGCAAATTATGAAGCTATTGAAGCGTTCGTAAGATGGAAATTTGACTAA